One Malania oleifera isolate guangnan ecotype guangnan chromosome 9, ASM2987363v1, whole genome shotgun sequence DNA segment encodes these proteins:
- the LOC131164459 gene encoding uncharacterized mitochondrial protein AtMg00810-like gives MVTVRTVLALAVVHNWHLFQIDVNNAFLHGNNLEQINGLKKYFGECFKLKDLWSLEILSRNRGGSLQNWNFLSQRKYALEILEEAGFLGAKPCNLPMEPNLALSEMDGELISDPSSYRRLVGKLIYLTITRPDLAYEVHTLSNSWISLELPTWM, from the exons ATGGTCACTGTTCGCACTGTCCTCGCTCTTGCTGTTGTCCATAATTGGCACCTTTTTCAGATTGATGTTAATAATGCCTTTCTACATG GCAACAACTTGGAACAGATCAATGGGCTTAAGAAATACTTCGGAGAATGCTTCAAACTGAAGGATCTTTGGTCTCTTGAAATACTTTCTAGGAATAGAGGTGGCTCGCTCCAAAATTGGAATTTCCTATCACAGAGGAAATATGCCTTGGAGATACTTGAGGAGGCTGGTTTCCTTGGGGCAAAACCGTGTAATCTACCAATGGAACCAAACCTGGCACTTAGTGAGATGGATGGAGAACTTATCTCAGATCCATCTTCATATCGAAGACTGGTTGGAAAACTGATATATTTGACTATCACTAGACCAGATTTGGCATATGAGGTGCACACATTGAGCAATTCATGGATAAGCCTTGAACTGCCCACTTGGATGTAG